The following are encoded together in the Citrus sinensis cultivar Valencia sweet orange chromosome 1, DVS_A1.0, whole genome shotgun sequence genome:
- the LOC102627315 gene encoding pyruvate, phosphate dikinase, chloroplastic isoform X1: protein MCSITNMKGTVIRSTPDVCSSSSSSTRRLYTLKAKYADDADLLSLRENHSLCLLRLSRSCRGTRCEHAGNKCFLETKAGAGRYDQPRPATAAVPALRCRIKPKAILTPVSDATSPTTEKRVFTFGKGRSEGNKGMKSLLGGKGANLAEMSTIGLSVPPGLTISTEACQEYQQNGKKLSEGLWEEVLEGLETVEKEMGALLGDPSKPLLLSVRSGAAISMPGMMDTVLNLGLNDEVAAGLAEKCGGRFAYDSYRRFLDMFGDVVMGIPHSLFEEKLEHMKEAKGVKLDTDLSASDLKELVKQYKNVYIETKGEEFPSDPKKQLQLSVKAVFDSWDSPRAIKYRSINQITGLKGTAVNIQCMVFGNMGNTSGTGVLFTRNPSTGENKLYGEFLINAQGEDVVAGIRTPEDLNTMKSYMPEAYKELVENCEILERHYKDMMDIEFTVQENRLWMLQCRSGKRTGKAAVKIAVDMVNEGLVDTRAAVKMVEPQHLDQLLHPQFEDPSAYKDKVVATGLPASPGAAVGQVVFSAEDAEAWHAQGKSVILVRTETSPEDIGGMHAAAGILTARGGMTSHAAVVARGWGKCCVSGCSDIRVNDNEKSIVVGDMVISEGDWLSLNGSTGEMILGKQPLAPPAMSGDLEIFMSWADEIRRLKVMANADTPDDALTARNNGAQGIGLCRTEHMFFASDERIKAVRKMIMAVTPEQRKAALDLLLPYQRSDFEGIFRAMDGLPVTIRLLDPPLHEFLPEGDLEQIVNELTLETGMSEDEVFSRIEKLSEVNPMLGFRGCRLGISYPELTEMQVRAIFQAAVSMSNHRFKVFPEIMVPLVGTPQELGHQISLIRNVATKVFTEMGSSLDYKVGTMIEIPRAALVADEIAKEAEFFSFGTNDLTQMTFGYSRDDVGKFLPVYLSKGILQSDPFEVLDQKGVGQLIKIATERGRAARPSLKVGICGEHGGEPSSVAFFAEAGLDYVSCSPFRVPIARLAAAQVAV, encoded by the exons atgtgttcaATAACGAATATGAAGGGAACGGTCATAAGAAGTACACCAGACGtatgcagcagcagcagcagtagTACTCGGAGGCTGTACACGTTGAAGGCGAAGTATGCGGACGACGCCGATCTTCTCAGTCTTAGAGAGAACCATTCGTTATGCCTACTTCGTTTGAGCCGTTCTTGCAGAGGCACTCGCTGTGAACATGCGGGTAACAAATGCTTCTTAGAAACAAAGGCAGGGGCAGGAAGATATGACCAGCCTCGGCCTGCAACAGCAGCGGTACCAGCACTACGCTGTCGtataaaaccaaaagcaaTCCTCACTCCTGTTTCAGACGCAACATCGCCAACTACAGAAAAG CGGGTGTTTACTTTCGGGAAAGGAAGGAGTGAAGGCAACAAGGGCATGAAGTCCTTG CTGGGGGGCAAGGGAGCAAACCTGGCGGAAATGTCAACCATTGGACTATCTGTGCCGCCGGGACTCACCATATCTACAGAAGCATGCCAGGAGTATCAGCAGAATGGAAAGAAGCTATCAGAAGGCTTGTGGGAAGAGGTATTGGAAGGCCTGGAGACTGTGGAGAAAGAAATGGGAGCTCTTCTCGGCGACCCTTCCAAGCCTCTTCTCCTCTCTGTTCGCTCTGGTGCTGCG ATATCAATGCCTGGCATGATGGACACGGTCCTTAATCTTGGACTAAACGACGAAGTGGCTGCTGGTTTGGCTGAAAAATGTGGAGGACGTTTTGCTTATGATTCCTACAGGCGTTTTCTAGACATGTTTGGAGATGTT GTAATGGGCATTCCACACTCATTATTTGAGGAGAAATTGGAGCACATGAAGGAAGCAAAAGGAGTTAAACTTGATACTGACCTATCAGCATCTGATCTTAAAGAACTGGTGAAACAGTACAAAAATGTCTACATTGAAACTAAGGGTGAAGAGTTTCCTTCAG ATCCAAAGAAGCAGTTGCAGTTATCTGTTAAAGCAGTGTTTGATTCTTGGGACAGCCCCAGGGCCATCAAGTATCGAAGCATCAATCAGATAACTGGCTTGAAGGGAACTGCAGTGAACATTCAATGCATGGTGTTTGGGAACATGGGAAATACTTCAGGGACAGGTGTTCTGTTCACTAGAAATCCAAGCACTGGTGAAAACAAGCTCTATGGAGAATTTCTAATTAACGCTCAG GGAGAGGATGTAGTTGCTGGAATTAGAACACCAGAAGATTTGAACACCATGAAAAGTTATATGCCTGAAGCTTACAAGGAACTTGTCGAAAACTGTGAAATTCTGGAGCGACATTACAAAGATATGATG GATATTGAGTTCACTGTTCAAGAAAATAGGCTGTGGATGTTGCAATGTCGATCAGGAAAGCGTACAGGTAAAGCTGCAGTGAAGATAGCAGTAGACATGGTTAATGAAGGGCTTGTTGATACTCGTGCTGCAGTCAAGATGGTGGAACCCCAGCATCTCGACCAACTTCTTCATCCACAG TTTGAGGATCCATCTGCTTACAAAGACAAAGTTGTAGCCACGGGCTTGCCCGCATCTCCAGGAGCAGCAGTAGGACAGGTTGTGTTCAGTGCTGAAGATGCTGAAGCATGGCATGCACAAGGAAAGAGTGTCATCTTG GTAAGGACAGAGACCAGTCCAGAGGATATTGGTGGTATGCATGCAGCTGCTGGTATCTTGACGGCTAGGGGTGGCATGACATCTCACGCAGCTGTCGTAGCACGTGGATGGGGAAAGTGTTGTGTCTCCGGCTGCTCTGATATTCGAGTAAATGACAATGAGAAG AGTATTGTTGTTGGGGATATGGTTATAAGTGAAGGAGACTGGCTTTCACTCAATGGGTCGACAGGAGAAATGATATTGGGAAAACAACCACTTGCTCCTCCTGCAATGAGTGGTGATCTAGAAATCTTTATGTCTTGGGCTGATGAAATCAGGCGTCTGAAG GTTATGGCAAATGCTGACACACCAGATGATGCACTAACGGCTAGAAATAATGGGGCTCAAGGAATTGGACTTTGCAGAACAGAGCACATG TTCTTCGCTTCAGATGAGAGGATAAAGGCTGTGAGAAAGATGATTATGGCAGTTACTCCCGAACAAAGGAAGGCAGCATTGGACCTCTTGCTTCCTTATCAAAGATCTGATTTTGAGGGAATTTTCCGTGCAATGGATG GCCTTCCAGTAACAATCAGACTGTTAGACCCTCCACTTCACGAGTTTCTGCCAGAAGGGGACCTAGAGCAGATAGTAAATGAATTAACTTTAGAGACGGGCATGAGTGAAGATGAAGTTTTCTCAAGAATTGAGAAATTATCAGAAGTCAATCCCATGCTGGGTTTCCGAGGCTGCAG GCTTGGAATATCATACCCAGAATTAACAGAGATGCAAGTGCGTGCAATCTTTCAGGCTGCAGTTTCTATGAGCAACCATAGATTTAAAGTTTTTCCAGAGATAATGGTTCCCCTTGTTGGAACACCTCAG GAACTAGGACATCAAATTAGTTTAATACGGAATGTTGCAACGAAAGTGTTCACCGAGATGGGTTCCTCCTTAGACTACAAGGTCGGGACCATGATTGAGATCCCAAGAGCTGCCCTGGTGGCAGATGAG ATTGCAAAGGAAGCAGAGTTCTTCTCCTTTGGAACCAATGACCTAACACAAATGACATTCGGGTACAGTAGAGATGACGTTGGCAAGTTCCTCCCTGTATACCTATCCAAAGGCATTCTGCAAAGTGACCCATTCGAG GTTCTTGATCAGAAAGGCGTAGGCCAACTCATCAAGATTGCCACAGAAAGGGGCCGTGCGGCTAGGCCTAGCTTAAAG GTGGGGATATGTGGAGAGCATGGGGGAGAGCCTTCTTCAGTTGCATTTTTTGCAGAAGCTGGACTTgactatgtttcatgttctcCATTCAG GGTTCCAATTGCAAGGCTAGCAGCTGCTCAAGTCGCCGTGTGA
- the LOC102627315 gene encoding pyruvate, phosphate dikinase, chloroplastic isoform X2, translating into MCSITNMKGTVIRSTPDVCSSSSSSTRRLYTLKAKYADDADLLSLRENHSLCLLRLSRSCRGTRCEHAGNKCFLETKAGAGRYDQPRPATAAVPALRCRIKPKAILTPVSDATSPTTEKRVFTFGKGRSEGNKGMKSLLGGKGANLAEMSTIGLSVPPGLTISTEACQEYQQNGKKLSEGLWEEVLEGLETVEKEMGALLGDPSKPLLLSVRSGAAISMPGMMDTVLNLGLNDEVAAGLAEKCGGRFAYDSYRRFLDMFGDVVMGIPHSLFEEKLEHMKEAKGVKLDTDLSASDLKELVKQYKNVYIETKGEEFPSDPKKQLQLSVKAVFDSWDSPRAIKYRSINQITGLKGTAVNIQCMVFGNMGNTSGTGVLFTRNPSTGENKLYGEFLINAQGEDVVAGIRTPEDLNTMKSYMPEAYKELVENCEILERHYKDMMDIEFTVQENRLWMLQCRSGKRTGKAAVKIAVDMVNEGLVDTRAAVKMVEPQHLDQLLHPQFEDPSAYKDKVVATGLPASPGAAVGQVVFSAEDAEAWHAQGKSVILVRTETSPEDIGGMHAAAGILTARGGMTSHAAVVARGWGKCCVSGCSDIRVNDNEKSIVVGDMVISEGDWLSLNGSTGEMILGKQPLAPPAMSGDLEIFMSWADEIRRLKVMANADTPDDALTARNNGAQGIGLCRTEHMFFASDERIKAVRKMIMAVTPEQRKAALDLLLPYQRSDFEGIFRAMDGLPVTIRLLDPPLHEFLPEGDLEQIVNELTLETGMSEDEVFSRIEKLSEVNPMLGFRGCRLGISYPELTEMQVRAIFQAAVSMSNHRFKVFPEIMVPLVGTPQ; encoded by the exons atgtgttcaATAACGAATATGAAGGGAACGGTCATAAGAAGTACACCAGACGtatgcagcagcagcagcagtagTACTCGGAGGCTGTACACGTTGAAGGCGAAGTATGCGGACGACGCCGATCTTCTCAGTCTTAGAGAGAACCATTCGTTATGCCTACTTCGTTTGAGCCGTTCTTGCAGAGGCACTCGCTGTGAACATGCGGGTAACAAATGCTTCTTAGAAACAAAGGCAGGGGCAGGAAGATATGACCAGCCTCGGCCTGCAACAGCAGCGGTACCAGCACTACGCTGTCGtataaaaccaaaagcaaTCCTCACTCCTGTTTCAGACGCAACATCGCCAACTACAGAAAAG CGGGTGTTTACTTTCGGGAAAGGAAGGAGTGAAGGCAACAAGGGCATGAAGTCCTTG CTGGGGGGCAAGGGAGCAAACCTGGCGGAAATGTCAACCATTGGACTATCTGTGCCGCCGGGACTCACCATATCTACAGAAGCATGCCAGGAGTATCAGCAGAATGGAAAGAAGCTATCAGAAGGCTTGTGGGAAGAGGTATTGGAAGGCCTGGAGACTGTGGAGAAAGAAATGGGAGCTCTTCTCGGCGACCCTTCCAAGCCTCTTCTCCTCTCTGTTCGCTCTGGTGCTGCG ATATCAATGCCTGGCATGATGGACACGGTCCTTAATCTTGGACTAAACGACGAAGTGGCTGCTGGTTTGGCTGAAAAATGTGGAGGACGTTTTGCTTATGATTCCTACAGGCGTTTTCTAGACATGTTTGGAGATGTT GTAATGGGCATTCCACACTCATTATTTGAGGAGAAATTGGAGCACATGAAGGAAGCAAAAGGAGTTAAACTTGATACTGACCTATCAGCATCTGATCTTAAAGAACTGGTGAAACAGTACAAAAATGTCTACATTGAAACTAAGGGTGAAGAGTTTCCTTCAG ATCCAAAGAAGCAGTTGCAGTTATCTGTTAAAGCAGTGTTTGATTCTTGGGACAGCCCCAGGGCCATCAAGTATCGAAGCATCAATCAGATAACTGGCTTGAAGGGAACTGCAGTGAACATTCAATGCATGGTGTTTGGGAACATGGGAAATACTTCAGGGACAGGTGTTCTGTTCACTAGAAATCCAAGCACTGGTGAAAACAAGCTCTATGGAGAATTTCTAATTAACGCTCAG GGAGAGGATGTAGTTGCTGGAATTAGAACACCAGAAGATTTGAACACCATGAAAAGTTATATGCCTGAAGCTTACAAGGAACTTGTCGAAAACTGTGAAATTCTGGAGCGACATTACAAAGATATGATG GATATTGAGTTCACTGTTCAAGAAAATAGGCTGTGGATGTTGCAATGTCGATCAGGAAAGCGTACAGGTAAAGCTGCAGTGAAGATAGCAGTAGACATGGTTAATGAAGGGCTTGTTGATACTCGTGCTGCAGTCAAGATGGTGGAACCCCAGCATCTCGACCAACTTCTTCATCCACAG TTTGAGGATCCATCTGCTTACAAAGACAAAGTTGTAGCCACGGGCTTGCCCGCATCTCCAGGAGCAGCAGTAGGACAGGTTGTGTTCAGTGCTGAAGATGCTGAAGCATGGCATGCACAAGGAAAGAGTGTCATCTTG GTAAGGACAGAGACCAGTCCAGAGGATATTGGTGGTATGCATGCAGCTGCTGGTATCTTGACGGCTAGGGGTGGCATGACATCTCACGCAGCTGTCGTAGCACGTGGATGGGGAAAGTGTTGTGTCTCCGGCTGCTCTGATATTCGAGTAAATGACAATGAGAAG AGTATTGTTGTTGGGGATATGGTTATAAGTGAAGGAGACTGGCTTTCACTCAATGGGTCGACAGGAGAAATGATATTGGGAAAACAACCACTTGCTCCTCCTGCAATGAGTGGTGATCTAGAAATCTTTATGTCTTGGGCTGATGAAATCAGGCGTCTGAAG GTTATGGCAAATGCTGACACACCAGATGATGCACTAACGGCTAGAAATAATGGGGCTCAAGGAATTGGACTTTGCAGAACAGAGCACATG TTCTTCGCTTCAGATGAGAGGATAAAGGCTGTGAGAAAGATGATTATGGCAGTTACTCCCGAACAAAGGAAGGCAGCATTGGACCTCTTGCTTCCTTATCAAAGATCTGATTTTGAGGGAATTTTCCGTGCAATGGATG GCCTTCCAGTAACAATCAGACTGTTAGACCCTCCACTTCACGAGTTTCTGCCAGAAGGGGACCTAGAGCAGATAGTAAATGAATTAACTTTAGAGACGGGCATGAGTGAAGATGAAGTTTTCTCAAGAATTGAGAAATTATCAGAAGTCAATCCCATGCTGGGTTTCCGAGGCTGCAG GCTTGGAATATCATACCCAGAATTAACAGAGATGCAAGTGCGTGCAATCTTTCAGGCTGCAGTTTCTATGAGCAACCATAGATTTAAAGTTTTTCCAGAGATAATGGTTCCCCTTGTTGGAACACCTCAG tag
- the LOC102627025 gene encoding uncharacterized protein LOC102627025, which produces MIESYVVVHNIAKRHNVGTLARSATAFGVSEMILVGRRDFNAFGSHGSTSHVNFRHFHSLSDARVFLKSKDCDICGVEITDNAVDVTQHPFKKSTAFLLGNEGMGLSAKECEICDFFVYIPQYGGGTASLNVTVAASIVLHHFGVWAGFSERTRDGNKYVVAERSARQVRQSFCAEKPESIIEMRRSRRENASNGFFDGSGTDVSSSSLLDALFTDE; this is translated from the exons ATGATCGAGAGCTACGTGGTGGTACACAACATAGCGAAGCGGCACAACGTGGGGACGTTGGCTCGAAGCGCCACTGCCTTCGGCGTCTCGGAAATGATACTGGTCGGCCGCAGAGACTTCAACGCATTTGGGAGCCATGGCTCCACGTCTCACGTCAATTTCAGGCACTTTCACTCTCTATCCGACGCGCGGGTCTTTCTCAAGAGCAAAGATTGTGATATTTGTGGAGTCGAAATCACTGACAATGCCGTCGATGTTACTCAACACCCTTTTAAGAAAAGTACAGCTTTTCTTCTTGGCAACgag GGAATGGGGCTTTCAGCTAAGGAGTGTGAGATATGTGACTTCTTTGTTTACATTCCACAATATGGGGGTGGCACTGCATCGTTGAATGTTACAGTTGCAGCTTCTATTGTTCTGCATCATTTTGGAG TTTGGGCAGGCTTCTCTGAGAGAACACGAGATGGCAACAAGTATGTTGTGGCAGAAAGATCTGCGAGACAGGTGAGACAAAGTTTCTGTGCTGAAAAACCAGAGTCTATCATTGAAATGAGAAGATCTAGAAGGGAAAATGCTTCTAATGGATTTTTTGATGGGAGTGGAACTGATGTTTCATCTTCTAGCCTTCTGGATGCTCTGTTTACTGATGAATGA
- the LOC102620958 gene encoding uncharacterized protein LOC102620958 — MKMRMVQAIYCNSQTSRVLRALKRKLWRFCSRIQCLIRRRPRNKVIIRRFGKLNSKGLPNGDPSVKKSPVHLHGKLGCSNSKIPIRIATFNVAMFSLAPAISSTEELALYRNEKEGCLALKSPVEMKNQAKAASYCPKSILKQSPLHTSLTSPEHLSKQKTVSRSKLKVSINLPDNEISLANSNVLMRSPVCLPTSMMTWMEESAKCSRSIAEVLREVDADILSLQDVKAEEENDMKPLSDLAAALGMKYVFAESWAPEYGNAILSKWPIKRWKVQKIADDKDFRNVLKATVDVPWAGEVNVDCTQLDHLNEKWRMKQICAIIQSNDSPHILAGGLNSLDGSDYSAERWMDIVKYYEDIGKPTPRVEVMKLLKGIEYVDSKEFAGECEPVVIIAKGQNVQGTCKYGTRVDYILASPDSPYKFVPGSYSVISSKGTSDHHIVKVDITKVSENAFRLLQRPKQKVIRLTNPCSTVGVWKLNKKIA, encoded by the exons atgaaaatgagaatggTTCAAGCTATATATTGTAACAGCCAGACATCTCGTGTTTTAAGGGCCCTCAAAAGGAAATTGTGGCGCTTTTGCTCGAGAATACAATGTCTGATACGGAGGCGTCCAAGGAACAAAGTTATCATCAGGAGATTTGGGAAGTTGAACTCAAAAGGTCTGCCAAACGGAGACCCCAGCGTCAAGAAATCCCCTGTTCATTTGCATGGCAAATTGGGTTGTTCTAACTCGAAAATACCAATACGAATTGCCACATTCAACGTTGCCATGTTCTCACTTGCTCCTGCCATTTCAAGCACTGAGGAGTTAGCTCTGTATAGGAATGAAAAGGAGGGTTGTCTCGCATTAAAGAGTCCAGTGGAGATGAAGAATCAGGCCAAAGCTGCAAGTTATTGTCCCAAGAGCATATTGAAGCAATCTCCTTTGCATACTTCATTAACTAGTCCGGAGCATCTCTCCAAGCAAAAGACGGTCTCGAGATCAAAGTTGAAGGTTTCAATTAATCTTCCTGATAATGAGATCTCATTAGCAAACAGTAATGTTTTGATGAGGTCCCCTGTGTGCCTTCCTACTAGTATGATGACTTGGATGGAAGAAAGCGCAAAATGCAGTAGAAGCATCGCAGAAGTGCTTAGAGAGGTGGATGCTGATATTTTGTCCTTGCAAGATGTCAAGGCAGAGGAAGAGAATGATATGAAGCCTTTATCTGATTTGGCTGCTGCTTTGGGAATGAAGTATGTGTTTGCTGAGAGCTGGGCTCCAGAGTATGGAAATGCCATCTTGTCAAAATGGCCTATTAAGAGATGGAAAGTTCAAAAAATTGCCGACGATAAGGATTTCAG GAATGTGCTAAAGGCCACGGTTGATGTGCCATGGGCAGGAGAAGTAAATGTGGACTGCACCCAACTTGACCATCTAAATGAGAAGTGGAGGATGAAGCAAATTTGTGCAATAATCCAATCAAATGACTCTCCCCACATCTTGGCCGGAGGTTTAAATTCTTTAGATGGATCAGATTACTCAGCCGAAAGATGGATGGACATTGTGAAG TATTATGAGGACATAGGAAAGCCTACCCCAAGGGTTGAAGTGATGAAGCTTCTGAAGGGAATAGAGTACGTCGATTCAAAGGAATTTGCAGGGGAATGTGAGCCAGTAGTCATTATTGCCAAAGGCCAAA ATGTGCAGGGAACATGCAAGTACGGCACGCGTGTGGACTACATTTTGGCATCACCGGATTCACCGTACAAGTTTGTTCCGGGCTCATACTCTGTCATCTCATCCAAAGGCACATCCGATCACCACATAGTCAAAGTTGATATTACAAAAGTGAGTGAGAACGCGTTTAGGCTGCTTCAAAGACCAAAACAAAAGGTTATAAGACTGACCAACCCTTGTTCCACGGTAGGTGTAtggaaattaaacaaaaaaattgcttaG